TGAAGCTCGCAGCCAATATCATAGGCATCGTTGATATTTCCGTGGAAATTATAGGAATTTGCCGCACAGCCGCCGCTGCAGTAAAACCTTGCAAAGCAGTCCCGGCATTTTTCCTTCGCATAGACATTGCAGCCCTTAAACTCGTCCACAATGTCGGTGCGCACGATGCCCTCATCCACATTTCCCATCAGAAACTTTTCTTCCCCGACAAACTGGTGGCAGGGATAAAAGTCGCCCCACGGCGTCACCGCAAGGTACTCCGTCCCGGAGCCGCAGCCGGACAGGCGCTTGTACACGCACGGTCCGCCGGTAAGGTCTATCATAAAGTGGAAAAAGTTGAAGCCTCTGCCCTCTTTTTCCCGCTTTATCATTTCTTTTGCCAGCTTATCGTACTGCTCGCAGATAACGGGAACATCCTCTTCCCGCAGTGCATAATCCTCATCGGGCGGCGCCACCACCGGCTCCACAGAAATCTGTTTAAAGCCAAGGTCCGCCAGATGGAGCACATCCTCTGCAAAATCAAGATTGTTTCTCGTGAAGGTGCCGCGCACATAATATTTTTCCTGCCCGCGGCTCTCCGCAAATTTCTGAAACTTCGGAAGCACCAGGTCGTAGCTGCCCTTTCCGCCGCGGAACGGGCGCATCGTGTCGTGCACCTCTTTTCTTCCGTCGATGCTGAGCACCACGTTCGCCATTTCGCGGTTGCAGAACTCCATCACCTCGTCATTTAAGAGGACGCCGTTGGTTGTCAGCGTAAAGCGGAATTTCTTATCATGCAGCGCTTCCTGCTCTCTTCCGTATTTTACCAGGTCCTTCACGACCTGCCAGTTCATCAGCGGCTCGCCGCCGAAGAAATCAACCTCCAGGTTTCTACGGCTGCCGGAATTCGCAATCAGAAAATCCAGCGCCTTTTTCCCGACCTCATAGCTCATGAGCGCACGTCTTCCGTGATATTCGCCCTCCTCCGCAAAGCAGTAGCGGCACGCCAGATTACAGTCGTGCGCGATATGCAGGCAGAGCGCTTTCACCACCGTTTTGCGCTTTTTGAAGTCGATAATCGCATCCTTATAGATATCCTCCGTGAAAAGCTGCCCCGCCGCTTTCAGTTCTTCACACTCGGCGAGCGCCTCACAGACATCCGTCTCCCCGTATGCCGGCGTCAGCGCGCTCTTGATTTCTTCCGGGGTCTTCCCCTGATTCAGAAGCCCGATGACATCGTATACTGTCTCGTCTACCACATGGACGGCACCGCTGTTGGTGTCCAGTACCATGTTAAAGCCATTATTTTTATATTGGTGAACCATTTTTACACTTCCACTCCGGTAACTAAAAAACATCCACTGGATGTTTTTGTCGTATGCATAGCAACTTATAATAAGCAGCGAAGATTCTCCGCTGCTTATCCTTCTGTCTTATTTGTTGTTTTCGCAGCTCTGGTTTCCTACTGTGCAGGAAGTCTTGCAGGCTGACTGGCAGGATGTCTGACATTCGCCGCATCCTCCCTTTTTTAAAGTATTCTGCAGGCTCTGCGTATTCAGTGTTTTAATATGCTTCATAATAATATATCCTCCTTGTCTGAAAGCTCATGCGCTTAGTATACTACACTTCCCCCGGAATCTCAATATTTTTTTTCATGAATCGAAAAAATAACACACATGGTTCACATTTTTATGATATACTTTGTACATTCTTGATTACACACGAAAGGATTACCACTCTATGAACAGAAAAAAAATAATGCTTTTTACCGCTGTATGCAGCGCCGCGCTTCTTTCCGGCTGCGGAGGCAGCAAGGGTCTTGTGCAGGATTATTCCAAAGATTATGTAAATCTTGCCCAGTACACCGGTCTTACCGTGGACCGCGAGGTCACGGAGATTACAGACGAGGAACTGCAGTACGCTATCGAAAGCGACCTTGCCATGTACGCCGAGTATAACGAAATTTCCGACCGCGCCGCCAGGGACGGCGATGTTGTCGTGATTGATTTTGCCGGCTCAATCGACGGCGAAGAGCTGGAGGACGGCTCTATGGAGGATATGGAAATCGAGCTGGGCAGCGACAGCTTCATCGACGGCTTTGAGGATGCCATCGTCGGCATGAAGACCGGTGAGACAAAGACCTTCGATCTCACCTTCCCGGAGCCGTATGACGGCGTTCTGGACGGGCAGACCGCCACCTTTGAGGTCACCCTGAACGAAATTTACGAGGTCATCACACCGGAATACAATGATGAATACGTCGCCAGTATCTCTGACTGCTCCACCGTTGAGGAATACGAGGAGGAGCTGAGAGCCACCCTGGAGGAGGAATATGCCGCAGACGCGCTGGATATGGCGTGCGAGGATATTCTCACCACCGTCATCGACAGCTCCACCTTCAGCGGACGCCCGGAGGAGCTTTATGAGAGCTGCAGATCCGCCGTGGAAATTGAAGAGCAGACGGCACTGGAGGACTACGGCATCGATGATATCCACGAAATCTACGGCGAGGACTACGACCAGGATTCTTATATTCTGGAAACCATGTATGAGCGCATGGTCGTTTACACTATCGCGGCAAAGGAGGACATCGCGGTTACGGACGAGGAATACCAGGCGGCGCTGGAGGAGGATATGATGTACACCGAATACGCCTCCGTGGAGGAATACGAGGAATCCATAGCGGACGTCACTTCCTATCAGTATTACCTCCTGCGCCAGAAAGTGCTCGACTTCCTTGGAGAAAACAACCATTTCAACGATGTCGATGCCAGTCTGTACTACGAAGACGAGGACTGGGAATCCCTGGATGAGGAGGATCTGGAATTCGCAGACGAGGATGTGCAGTACATGGAGGGCGCAGACGACGAAGCTGTGGAAGATGCGGACAGCGCTGACGCCGGAGACGCGGATGACACGAACAGCGCTGACACCGGAAACGCAGATGACACAGACAGCGCTGACGCCGAAGATACGGACATGATTTCTCTGGACGGGGCGGATTACCAGGAAACGGAAAGCGATACGGAAGCGTCATGACAAAAGCATTAAAACGCCCTTCCATCAGCGGAAGTACCTTAAAAATATTTGCCATCATCACCATGATGATCGACCATACCGGAGCGGCTGTGATCGGACCGCTTCGGTATTCGTCGCCCGAAGGTATGCGGCAGTTTTTCACCGCCCTCTATCCTGTCACGCGCGCCATCGGACGTCTGGCGTTCCCCATCTTCTGCTTTCTGCTTGTGGAGGGCTTTATCCACACCAGAAGCACGGTGAAGTACGCCCTGCGGCTTTTCATTTTCGCGCTGATTTCCGAGCTTCCGTTCGACTTCGCGCTGGCTGACAGGCTGTTTAGCTGGCATCATCAGAATGTCTA
This is a stretch of genomic DNA from Marvinbryantia formatexigens DSM 14469. It encodes these proteins:
- the tig gene encoding trigger factor, translating into MNRKKIMLFTAVCSAALLSGCGGSKGLVQDYSKDYVNLAQYTGLTVDREVTEITDEELQYAIESDLAMYAEYNEISDRAARDGDVVVIDFAGSIDGEELEDGSMEDMEIELGSDSFIDGFEDAIVGMKTGETKTFDLTFPEPYDGVLDGQTATFEVTLNEIYEVITPEYNDEYVASISDCSTVEEYEEELRATLEEEYAADALDMACEDILTTVIDSSTFSGRPEELYESCRSAVEIEEQTALEDYGIDDIHEIYGEDYDQDSYILETMYERMVVYTIAAKEDIAVTDEEYQAALEEDMMYTEYASVEEYEESIADVTSYQYYLLRQKVLDFLGENNHFNDVDASLYYEDEDWESLDEEDLEFADEDVQYMEGADDEAVEDADSADAGDADDTNSADTGNADDTDSADAEDTDMISLDGADYQETESDTEAS
- the scfB gene encoding thioether cross-link-forming SCIFF peptide maturase yields the protein MVHQYKNNGFNMVLDTNSGAVHVVDETVYDVIGLLNQGKTPEEIKSALTPAYGETDVCEALAECEELKAAGQLFTEDIYKDAIIDFKKRKTVVKALCLHIAHDCNLACRYCFAEEGEYHGRRALMSYEVGKKALDFLIANSGSRRNLEVDFFGGEPLMNWQVVKDLVKYGREQEALHDKKFRFTLTTNGVLLNDEVMEFCNREMANVVLSIDGRKEVHDTMRPFRGGKGSYDLVLPKFQKFAESRGQEKYYVRGTFTRNNLDFAEDVLHLADLGFKQISVEPVVAPPDEDYALREEDVPVICEQYDKLAKEMIKREKEGRGFNFFHFMIDLTGGPCVYKRLSGCGSGTEYLAVTPWGDFYPCHQFVGEEKFLMGNVDEGIVRTDIVDEFKGCNVYAKEKCRDCFARFYCSGGCAANSYNFHGNINDAYDIGCELQRKRVECAIMIKAALAEE
- the scfA gene encoding six-cysteine ranthipeptide SCIFF, with translation MKHIKTLNTQSLQNTLKKGGCGECQTSCQSACKTSCTVGNQSCENNK